The following proteins are co-located in the Flammeovirga kamogawensis genome:
- a CDS encoding UDP-N-acetylmuramoyl-L-alanyl-D-glutamate--2,6-diaminopimelate ligase, protein MKGQKEIAQLLKGLEYELVQGDLSQIVSDIQLDSRKLTEDSLFIAIKGTVLDAHKFIPKAIELGAKSIILEDTPEQLVDGITYIKINSTSQAAGIIAANFFDNPSEKVKVVAVTGTNGKTTVVTLLQNLFIKLGYNTGALTTIENKINDEIIPTKLTTPDPVTLQFLLSEMVKKNCSYCFMEASSHAIVQGRLQGINLEGAIFSNISHDHLDYHGTMKEYINAKKRLFDTLPKKAFALVNIDDKRGNVMLQNCRAKHYSFGLHSMANFKGKLIDNTFEGIQMDVNGHDAWFQLIGSFNAYNVISAYATAICLGEDEFTTLQALSELKPAKGRFEQIVSKNNIRGIIDYAHTPDALENVLETIRDIREEGERIITVIGCGGDRDATKRPIMAKTAAMLSEEVILTSDNPRTEKPEDILDEMEDGISPTQARRTQIILDRREAIQKAVEIAEPRDIILLAGKGHETYQEINGVRHHFDDKEELFKAFN, encoded by the coding sequence GTGAAAGGACAAAAAGAAATAGCTCAGTTATTAAAAGGTTTGGAATACGAATTGGTACAAGGAGATTTATCTCAAATTGTATCAGATATCCAACTAGATTCAAGAAAATTAACTGAGGATAGCTTATTTATTGCTATCAAAGGTACTGTATTAGATGCTCATAAATTTATACCAAAAGCAATTGAGTTAGGTGCTAAATCTATCATTTTAGAAGATACACCAGAACAACTTGTAGATGGCATTACATATATCAAAATAAATAGTACATCTCAAGCTGCAGGTATAATTGCAGCCAACTTTTTTGACAACCCATCAGAAAAAGTTAAAGTTGTAGCTGTTACAGGAACAAATGGTAAAACTACTGTTGTTACTTTACTTCAAAACCTTTTTATAAAATTAGGTTATAATACTGGAGCTTTAACTACAATTGAGAATAAAATCAATGATGAGATTATTCCAACAAAATTAACAACTCCTGACCCAGTAACATTACAATTCCTTTTATCTGAAATGGTAAAAAAGAATTGTTCTTATTGCTTTATGGAGGCTAGTTCTCACGCAATTGTGCAAGGACGATTACAAGGAATAAATTTAGAAGGTGCTATATTTTCAAATATCAGTCATGATCATCTTGATTATCATGGCACAATGAAAGAATATATCAATGCAAAAAAACGCCTTTTTGATACTCTTCCTAAAAAAGCTTTTGCCTTAGTGAATATTGATGACAAAAGAGGAAATGTTATGCTTCAAAATTGTAGAGCAAAACATTATTCTTTTGGTTTACACAGTATGGCTAATTTCAAAGGTAAACTCATTGATAATACATTTGAAGGGATTCAGATGGATGTTAATGGACATGATGCTTGGTTCCAATTAATAGGTTCTTTTAATGCTTATAATGTAATTTCTGCTTACGCCACTGCTATTTGCTTAGGTGAAGATGAATTTACAACATTACAAGCTTTATCAGAATTAAAACCAGCAAAAGGCCGTTTTGAACAAATCGTTTCTAAAAATAATATCCGTGGAATTATAGATTACGCTCATACTCCTGATGCGCTCGAAAATGTATTAGAAACTATACGAGATATTAGAGAAGAAGGAGAAAGAATAATAACAGTAATTGGTTGTGGTGGAGATCGAGATGCTACAAAGCGTCCTATTATGGCAAAAACTGCAGCAATGCTAAGTGAAGAAGTGATCTTAACTTCTGACAATCCTAGAACTGAAAAACCTGAGGATATTTTAGACGAAATGGAAGATGGAATATCTCCAACACAAGCTAGAAGAACTCAAATTATCTTAGACAGAAGAGAAGCAATTCAGAAAGCTGTTGAAATAGCTGAACCTCGTGATATCATTCTTCTTGCAGGAAAAGGCCATGAAACATATCAAGAAATTAATGGTGTAAGACATCATTTTGATGATAAAGAAGAGCTTTTCAAGGCCTTTAATTAA